The following proteins come from a genomic window of Methanosarcina sp. MTP4:
- a CDS encoding NAD(P)/FAD-dependent oxidoreductase, whose translation MKKYDVIVVGAGVSGLLAALTLSKHGKKVLVLEKNRNIGGNCNSYMVDGFQVDTGAHAITHLHEGPLRRLMDNYFDYLPVFEDYGHYYVRTENSFTKVPSNLKDFVTFDVLPRKDRLMLSQAITKALTLSTFGVDLSGQSVYDYLPRTLSKDTCDFVDTISGFLSGRSMKETSAYRILTGSSFVRDSITQEQFGEMIGRMEPRKRQSTESILASLLPLNLHSSLQARMNRVSQPFTSLERLATNRVNYSQGYPRKGLKSLLNAIIYSLPDLVEIKTECEVTGIQVQDGKVAGVEADEAYSAEIVIYTGFSTDLPNLMRDLPSDYLENLKGIVHTKSLTIWLGLQKNLPEFNYIGSEIWFKDFAYWAMPTSNYDPSLAPKDRQLVGFSFVIDEHRSEKHEVRKAYDTIYRALPNIEQQIVMKHEQIMIPEKAAVTIDGKFADIRTPVKNLYIAGTDTDKRSMGITRASYSIIELLKILNDDGILH comes from the coding sequence ATGAAAAAATACGATGTAATTGTTGTCGGGGCGGGTGTCAGCGGGCTCCTGGCTGCGCTTACGCTTTCCAAGCACGGGAAAAAGGTACTGGTCCTCGAGAAAAACAGGAACATTGGGGGAAACTGTAACAGCTATATGGTAGATGGCTTCCAGGTGGATACCGGAGCCCATGCCATAACCCATCTCCATGAGGGGCCCCTCAGGAGACTCATGGACAACTACTTTGACTACCTGCCGGTTTTCGAAGACTACGGGCACTACTATGTTCGGACAGAAAACTCCTTTACCAAAGTCCCTTCAAACCTGAAGGATTTCGTTACTTTCGACGTACTCCCGAGAAAGGACAGGCTCATGCTTTCCCAGGCGATTACGAAAGCCCTGACCCTTTCAACTTTCGGGGTTGACCTTTCGGGGCAGTCCGTGTATGATTACCTGCCAAGGACCCTTTCCAAAGATACCTGTGATTTCGTGGACACTATTTCGGGCTTCCTTTCCGGCAGGTCCATGAAAGAGACATCAGCTTACCGGATCCTTACAGGCAGCAGTTTTGTGAGGGACAGCATAACCCAGGAACAATTCGGTGAAATGATCGGGAGAATGGAACCCAGAAAAAGGCAGTCCACAGAGTCCATTCTGGCTTCCCTGCTTCCCCTGAACCTGCACTCTTCCCTCCAGGCCCGGATGAACAGGGTTTCCCAGCCCTTCACGTCCCTGGAAAGGCTTGCCACTAACAGGGTTAACTATTCCCAGGGCTATCCCAGGAAGGGCCTTAAATCCCTCCTTAACGCCATAATCTATTCCCTCCCGGACCTGGTAGAAATCAAGACCGAGTGTGAGGTAACAGGCATCCAGGTGCAGGATGGTAAGGTTGCAGGCGTTGAAGCCGATGAAGCCTACTCCGCAGAAATTGTCATCTATACCGGATTTTCAACCGACCTCCCGAACCTAATGAGGGATCTGCCTTCGGATTACCTGGAAAACCTGAAGGGGATCGTCCACACCAAAAGCCTCACAATCTGGCTGGGTCTGCAAAAAAACCTTCCAGAGTTTAACTATATCGGTTCCGAGATCTGGTTCAAGGACTTTGCTTACTGGGCCATGCCTACCAGCAACTATGACCCTTCCCTTGCCCCGAAGGACAGGCAGCTCGTGGGCTTTTCCTTTGTAATCGACGAACACAGAAGTGAGAAACACGAGGTCAGGAAGGCCTATGATACGATTTATCGGGCTCTTCCGAACATCGAGCAGCAAATAGTGATGAAGCATGAGCAGATAATGATCCCCGAAAAAGCCGCAGTTACTATTGACGGAAAATTCGCGGACATTCGTACTCCTGTAAAGAACCTCTACATTGCTGGTACGGATACCGATAAGCGCAGTATGGGGATCACCAGAGCCTCCTATTCGATAATTGAACTCCTGAAAATCCTGAATGATGATGGGATACTTCACTGA
- a CDS encoding Rieske (2Fe-2S) protein — translation MVSDKTSGKISGTSGTSGFEPPWHYAAEESGLKEGILHLVELEGKGILFIKIEGKIYAFLNTCPHAHCPLDRGVLEDHELKCICHGRRFDIRTGECLNDSLELKKVEWKLEGGKIGVKLDK, via the coding sequence ATGGTATCTGATAAGACATCAGGAAAAATCTCCGGAACCAGTGGTACATCCGGTTTTGAGCCTCCCTGGCATTATGCGGCTGAGGAAAGCGGATTGAAAGAAGGAATTCTCCATCTTGTGGAACTTGAAGGAAAAGGTATACTCTTCATTAAAATAGAGGGCAAAATTTACGCATTTTTAAATACCTGTCCCCATGCACACTGTCCGCTGGACAGGGGCGTGCTCGAAGATCATGAACTTAAGTGCATCTGCCATGGAAGGAGGTTTGACATCAGGACCGGGGAATGCCTGAACGACAGTCTTGAATTAAAGAAGGTTGAGTGGAAACTTGAAGGCGGAAAAATAGGGGTAAAGCTCGATAAATAA
- a CDS encoding RNA-guided endonuclease TnpB family protein encodes MQLTEKIKIHPTEEQVDVLWTTSNLCRLTYNFALTERQEAWKNENRRVRYVEQQNKLPEIKEKFPQYKMVYSKVLQGVLKKLDANYKSFFALRKNGDTGARPPKHRGKNYFFTIVYNQSGFKFGDGNVSFSHKVNEVPLSFEIDRGFEKRKVKQVDIYNSDPYKARGDWFISVTYDYEPEVQYHDNGLYQAIDAGVTKMVTAVNSYGKFFEAKTARPDKYWNKKIDTLKSRRDHCKKNSRRWQRFNSNVKKMERKRSNQNKDYQHKLSLKMVKNTKANTIIVGDLKVKKMAKSKKLKGKRKKGLNRSTQNQGFISRFIGFLTYKAKKVGKKVIKIDESYTSKECYVCKKRHDMPLYQRTMSCDCGNVIDRDKNSAINIIERFLSQNALWTGYRFFADNLRQTGLMMGIEFLEPIPG; translated from the coding sequence ATGCAACTAACTGAAAAGATCAAAATTCATCCTACAGAAGAACAGGTCGATGTTCTCTGGACCACATCTAACCTCTGTAGGTTGACCTATAATTTTGCTCTGACCGAAAGACAGGAAGCGTGGAAAAACGAGAACAGGCGTGTCAGGTATGTGGAACAACAAAACAAGCTACCCGAGATAAAAGAAAAGTTTCCTCAGTACAAAATGGTCTATTCCAAAGTGTTGCAGGGAGTTCTCAAAAAGCTTGACGCTAACTACAAATCATTTTTTGCCCTTCGAAAAAACGGGGATACAGGTGCAAGACCACCAAAACACAGGGGAAAAAACTACTTTTTCACAATAGTATACAACCAGAGTGGTTTCAAGTTCGGGGACGGAAACGTTTCTTTTTCCCATAAGGTCAACGAAGTTCCTCTGTCTTTTGAGATTGATAGGGGGTTCGAAAAAAGGAAAGTCAAACAGGTAGATATCTACAACAGTGACCCCTATAAAGCCAGAGGAGACTGGTTTATCTCAGTTACCTATGACTACGAACCGGAAGTTCAGTACCATGATAACGGTCTGTATCAGGCGATTGATGCAGGGGTTACGAAAATGGTAACTGCTGTCAACTCTTACGGAAAGTTTTTCGAAGCAAAAACCGCAAGACCTGATAAGTACTGGAACAAAAAAATTGATACTCTGAAATCCAGGAGAGATCACTGCAAGAAGAATAGCAGAAGATGGCAGAGGTTCAATAGCAACGTCAAAAAAATGGAGAGAAAAAGATCTAACCAGAATAAGGATTATCAGCACAAACTCTCCCTAAAGATGGTTAAAAACACGAAGGCTAACACCATCATAGTAGGGGATCTGAAAGTCAAGAAAATGGCTAAGTCAAAAAAGCTGAAAGGAAAGCGGAAAAAAGGACTCAACAGGTCTACTCAGAATCAGGGTTTCATTTCTCGCTTCATCGGATTTTTGACCTACAAAGCAAAAAAAGTAGGTAAGAAAGTAATAAAAATCGATGAAAGTTATACGTCAAAAGAATGTTACGTTTGCAAAAAACGGCATGATATGCCACTATATCAGCGAACTATGTCTTGTGATTGTGGAAACGTCATAGACAGGGATAAAAACAGTGCTATCAACATCATTGAACGTTTCCTATCACAGAATGCCTTGTGGACAGGCTATCGGTTCTTTGCCGATAATCTTCGACAAACAGGCTTGATGATGGGTATCGAGTTCTTAGAGCCGATACCTGGATGA
- a CDS encoding methyltransferase cognate corrinoid protein, translating into MANEEIFDKLCDSVVNQDIAGCVQLTRESLDAGIPALDIITKGLSPGMKIVGEKFEAAEIFLPQIMMSAKAMSGAMEILTPELEKTRKEGEETGLAITFVAEGDIHDIGHRLVSTMLGANGFDILDLGTDVLNETVVEEVAKHKGEKVILVGSALMTTSMLGQKDLMDLLREENLRDSVKCMFGGAPVSDGWIEEIGADATAENAAEAAKVALEVMK; encoded by the coding sequence ATGGCAAACGAAGAAATTTTTGACAAACTTTGCGACTCTGTCGTTAATCAGGATATCGCAGGATGTGTACAGTTAACCCGGGAATCCCTTGATGCAGGAATTCCGGCACTTGATATTATCACAAAGGGCCTTTCCCCAGGAATGAAAATCGTAGGGGAAAAGTTCGAGGCTGCTGAAATCTTCCTTCCCCAGATTATGATGTCTGCAAAAGCAATGAGCGGGGCAATGGAAATCCTTACTCCCGAACTTGAGAAGACCAGGAAGGAAGGAGAAGAAACCGGGCTTGCAATCACTTTTGTTGCAGAAGGGGACATCCACGACATCGGACACCGCCTTGTCTCAACCATGCTCGGAGCAAATGGTTTCGATATCCTTGACCTCGGAACCGACGTTCTCAACGAGACTGTTGTAGAAGAGGTTGCAAAGCACAAGGGAGAAAAAGTCATTCTTGTAGGTTCCGCCCTTATGACCACCTCCATGCTCGGCCAGAAGGACCTCATGGATCTGCTCAGGGAAGAAAACCTGAGAGACAGCGTAAAGTGCATGTTCGGAGGAGCCCCTGTTTCTGACGGCTGGATCGAAGAAATCGGAGCAGACGCAACCGCAGAGAACGCTGCAGAAGCCGCAAAAGTAGCACTTGAAGTTATGAAATAA
- a CDS encoding DUF2769 domain-containing protein: protein MGGEISPEELKKREEMVISMCICPSCPSWVECGEKGGYCFETISKRGGISEENGCICLGFPVANKLRLDYMY, encoded by the coding sequence ATGGGAGGAGAAATAAGTCCTGAAGAGTTGAAAAAACGGGAAGAAATGGTCATATCAATGTGCATTTGCCCGTCCTGCCCTTCCTGGGTCGAATGCGGGGAAAAAGGTGGCTACTGCTTTGAGACGATAAGCAAGAGAGGGGGCATAAGTGAAGAAAACGGCTGTATTTGCCTCGGCTTCCCGGTAGCTAACAAATTAAGGCTTGACTATATGTATTAA